Proteins encoded in a region of the Paramagnetospirillum magneticum AMB-1 genome:
- a CDS encoding bacteriohemerythrin — protein MAYLQWTENLSVGIPRMDEHHKKLVELINQVFDAMSGDAASAVDSVLADLLDYTRYHFSEEEKLLAACAYPDLAEHQEVHRSMVKEVLDMRSRHLADPASVTASETLDFLSKWLMRHIIGKDLRYRPYAENHPLA, from the coding sequence ATGGCCTATCTGCAGTGGACCGAGAATCTCAGTGTCGGCATTCCGCGCATGGACGAGCACCACAAGAAACTCGTCGAGCTGATCAACCAGGTGTTCGACGCCATGAGCGGCGACGCCGCCTCGGCCGTGGACAGCGTGCTGGCCGACCTGCTCGACTACACCCGCTATCACTTCTCCGAGGAAGAGAAGCTGCTGGCCGCCTGCGCCTATCCCGACCTGGCCGAGCACCAAGAGGTGCATCGCTCCATGGTCAAGGAGGTGCTGGACATGCGCAGCCGCCACCTGGCCGACCCGGCCTCGGTGACCGCGTCGGAGACCCTGGACTTCCTGTCCAAGTGGCTGATGCGCCACATCATCGGCAAGGATCTGCGCTATCGGCCCTATGCCGAGAACCATCCGCTGGCGTGA
- a CDS encoding copper resistance CopC family protein, whose translation MIKSVLLPLMVALGLMAASEARAHAVLVESSPPAEAEVVGAKVEFHLRYNSRIDARRSRLALKGPAGSKTLPPQQGENEAELVARVEGLAPGRYILFWDVLSVDGHVSRGQVPFLTIAP comes from the coding sequence ATGATCAAGTCCGTGCTGTTGCCCCTGATGGTGGCTTTGGGGCTTATGGCCGCTTCCGAAGCGCGCGCCCATGCCGTCCTGGTGGAATCCTCGCCGCCGGCCGAGGCCGAGGTGGTGGGTGCCAAGGTGGAGTTCCATCTGCGCTACAACAGCCGCATCGACGCCCGGCGGTCGCGCCTGGCGCTCAAGGGGCCGGCGGGATCCAAGACCCTGCCGCCGCAGCAAGGCGAAAACGAGGCCGAACTGGTCGCCCGCGTCGAGGGACTGGCGCCCGGGCGCTATATCCTTTTCTGGGACGTGCTGTCGGTGGACGGCCATGTCAGCCGGGGCCAGGTTCCCTTTCTGACCATCGCACCTTAG
- a CDS encoding copper resistance D family protein — protein sequence MLTTLPPDILAFFAVILRGLQLTAQSVILGGVLFLLGFTRPMALKLGGRAAALERTGMDWTAKAGFALVVVAGLSIFASLAQLVAGLEIQPADAMGADFVQWTLIMAVAAFALAVTARMGANPAQVSSLALLAVVVLGASVMSSHAFARVEERNYYILADALHQAGASLWIGGIPFMLLALSKVTGSKDRLMVGMRFSHLFTGAVGLLLLGAGMLAWGYISTPGALIGTAYGIMTGAKIILLSVLLLLAALNRKSTRSEAEDKGQFRLRRFAEVEIGIGITVLMIAASMASQPPAVDQLQYQASVGEIVERMAPVRPPRVVSPPSEHLTLGEKTAASDTADKMWSEFNHNWAGIFVFAMGLGAMANRMGVKAARHWPLLFLVIGGAIIIRSDPESWPIGPRGFFETLADPEVFQHRVVGLLLFPFGLFEWAVRTGRLKSERAALIFPILCAVGAGLLLVHNHTLTDVKERFLIEFSHIPMGLFGVLSGWLRWLEIRGDGRAKQVAGLLWPLCFSMVGVLLMFYRELP from the coding sequence ATGCTGACCACTCTGCCTCCCGACATCCTCGCCTTTTTCGCCGTGATCCTGCGCGGTCTCCAACTGACCGCCCAGTCGGTGATCCTGGGCGGCGTGCTGTTCCTGCTGGGCTTCACCCGGCCCATGGCGCTGAAGCTGGGCGGCCGGGCCGCCGCCCTGGAGCGGACCGGCATGGACTGGACCGCCAAGGCCGGCTTCGCCCTGGTCGTGGTGGCGGGCCTGTCCATCTTTGCCAGCCTCGCTCAATTGGTGGCCGGGCTGGAGATTCAGCCCGCCGACGCCATGGGCGCCGATTTCGTCCAGTGGACCCTGATCATGGCCGTTGCCGCCTTCGCCCTGGCGGTGACGGCGCGCATGGGGGCCAATCCCGCCCAAGTGTCGTCCCTGGCCCTGCTGGCGGTAGTGGTGCTGGGCGCTTCGGTGATGTCCAGCCACGCCTTCGCCCGGGTGGAAGAGCGCAATTACTACATCCTGGCCGACGCCCTGCATCAGGCCGGCGCGTCGCTGTGGATCGGCGGCATTCCCTTCATGCTGCTGGCCCTTTCCAAGGTGACCGGGTCCAAGGACCGCCTGATGGTGGGCATGCGCTTCTCGCATCTGTTCACCGGGGCGGTGGGGCTGCTGCTGCTGGGAGCCGGCATGCTGGCTTGGGGCTACATCTCCACGCCCGGCGCCCTGATCGGCACCGCCTACGGCATCATGACCGGGGCCAAGATCATCCTGCTGTCGGTGCTGCTGCTGCTGGCGGCGCTGAACCGCAAGTCCACCCGGTCCGAGGCCGAGGACAAGGGACAGTTCCGTCTGCGCCGCTTCGCCGAGGTGGAGATCGGCATCGGCATCACCGTGCTGATGATCGCCGCCTCCATGGCCTCGCAGCCGCCGGCGGTGGACCAGCTCCAGTACCAGGCCTCGGTGGGCGAGATCGTCGAGCGCATGGCGCCGGTGCGTCCGCCCCGCGTGGTCAGCCCGCCGTCGGAGCACCTGACCCTGGGCGAGAAGACCGCCGCCAGCGACACGGCCGACAAGATGTGGTCCGAGTTCAACCACAACTGGGCCGGCATCTTCGTCTTCGCCATGGGCCTGGGCGCCATGGCCAACCGCATGGGAGTGAAGGCGGCGCGGCACTGGCCGCTGCTGTTCCTGGTAATCGGCGGCGCCATCATCATCCGCTCGGACCCGGAAAGCTGGCCCATCGGCCCCAGGGGCTTCTTCGAGACCCTGGCCGACCCCGAGGTGTTCCAGCACCGGGTGGTGGGATTGCTGCTGTTCCCCTTCGGCCTGTTCGAATGGGCGGTCCGCACCGGACGCCTGAAGAGCGAGCGCGCCGCGCTGATCTTCCCCATCCTGTGCGCGGTGGGCGCCGGGCTGCTGCTGGTGCACAACCACACCCTCACCGACGTCAAGGAGCGCTTTCTGATCGAATTCAGCCATATTCCCATGGGCCTGTTCGGCGTCCTGTCGGGCTGGCTGCGCTGGCTGGAGATCCGGGGCGACGGGCGCGCCAAGCAAGTTGCGGGGTTGCTGTGGCCCCTCTGCTTCTCCATGGTGGGCGTGCTGCTGATGTTCTACCGGGAATTGCCGTAG
- a CDS encoding TAXI family TRAP transporter solute-binding subunit: MRNRITILLLTLATVALSAAAAGVAGYWYIKPTVITLAVSPDPSPEYRFARKLADVLAQNRASIRLELMIAESGQQAMARLSQSDADLALVRSDDRRIPPMARSVAVLEEQVLLLITPSKSKVRSLGDLAKRHTLVMDRDGRNEALFRRLMEQYRHDGRPASVTVVPPGTPLAPRLGPGGGIDAAILLMPLSRLSGPEDFAAMERDFKGFSVQAITDAKALERKIPGLYAETIEAGLLSGSPRIPDEDLDTVAVQRLLVARAKLPEQHVVEVMRALFENGRQLAVEQTFATRIEPPSTEKAALIAIHPGAQQYVSGEIKTLFDRYADVVFIGLYAAGILGSGAVALYGMVFRRAPVHAGSRAHTLAALRERARAARDGQELDAVEMEIEAVLDGVLSGLADGAISPRGLEGFRLAYDAARDAVAASRRMIAHPTT, encoded by the coding sequence ATGCGCAACCGCATCACTATCCTGCTCCTGACTCTGGCGACCGTGGCGCTGTCGGCGGCGGCGGCCGGCGTGGCGGGCTATTGGTACATCAAGCCCACTGTGATCACCCTGGCGGTGTCCCCCGATCCATCGCCCGAATACCGCTTCGCCCGCAAGCTGGCCGATGTGCTGGCCCAGAATCGCGCCTCCATCCGCCTGGAACTGATGATTGCCGAGAGCGGGCAGCAGGCCATGGCCCGGCTGTCCCAGAGCGATGCCGACCTCGCCCTGGTGCGCAGCGACGACCGCCGGATTCCGCCCATGGCCCGGTCCGTGGCCGTTCTGGAAGAGCAGGTCCTGCTGCTGATCACTCCGTCCAAGAGCAAGGTCAGGTCGCTGGGCGATCTGGCGAAGCGGCATACCCTGGTGATGGACCGCGACGGCCGCAACGAAGCCCTGTTCCGCCGCCTGATGGAGCAGTACCGCCACGATGGCCGCCCCGCCTCGGTCACTGTCGTGCCGCCCGGAACGCCCCTGGCCCCACGCCTGGGGCCGGGGGGCGGGATCGATGCCGCCATCCTGCTCATGCCGCTGTCACGGCTGTCAGGGCCGGAGGATTTCGCGGCCATGGAACGGGACTTCAAGGGCTTTTCCGTCCAGGCCATCACCGACGCCAAGGCGCTGGAGCGCAAGATTCCCGGCCTTTACGCCGAAACCATCGAGGCGGGATTGCTGTCGGGCTCGCCGCGCATTCCCGACGAGGATCTGGACACGGTGGCGGTGCAGCGGCTGCTGGTGGCTCGCGCCAAGCTGCCCGAGCAACACGTGGTGGAGGTGATGCGCGCCCTGTTCGAGAACGGGCGCCAACTGGCGGTGGAACAGACCTTCGCCACCCGCATCGAGCCGCCGTCCACCGAGAAGGCGGCCCTGATCGCCATCCATCCCGGCGCCCAGCAATATGTGAGCGGCGAGATCAAGACGCTGTTCGACCGCTACGCCGACGTGGTCTTCATTGGGCTCTACGCCGCCGGTATCCTGGGGTCGGGCGCGGTCGCCCTCTACGGCATGGTGTTTCGCCGCGCCCCCGTCCACGCCGGTAGTCGCGCCCATACCCTGGCGGCGCTGCGCGAGCGGGCGCGGGCCGCCCGCGATGGCCAGGAATTGGACGCCGTCGAGATGGAGATCGAGGCCGTTCTGGATGGCGTGCTGTCGGGCCTGGCTGACGGGGCCATTTCGCCACGCGGCCTGGAAGGCTTCCGACTGGCCTACGACGCCGCTCGCGACGCGGTGGCCGCATCCCGGCGGATGATTGCTCACCCAACCACGTAG
- a CDS encoding glycosyltransferase family 2 protein translates to MTAAVNQNSAPTLSVVIPCYNEGENVPLLFARLLPALEGLGVSFEVICINDGSRDDTLDRLLDLQKGESRLRVIDLSRNFGKEKALSAGLFHSRGQAVVPMDADLQHPPEAIAHMLAKWRDGYEVVFARRDARTGQGLSEKIFAKGFYWVFDHLSDVRLPREVGDFRLMDRKVVDTINQMPERSRFMKGIFAWVGYRQAEIIYHQGERAAGTTKFNSLKLLGFAFDGLTSFSNFPLRVWGWVGAMVSSLAFLYIVFRLIRTMIWGIDVPGYESTLMSVLFLGGIQLLTLGIIGDYLGRVFDEVKGRPLFIVRQLYEPAGKDDGTTSP, encoded by the coding sequence ATGACAGCGGCCGTCAATCAGAATTCTGCTCCCACCCTGTCGGTGGTCATCCCCTGCTACAACGAAGGGGAAAATGTTCCTTTGCTGTTCGCCCGGCTGCTGCCGGCGCTGGAGGGGCTGGGCGTCTCATTCGAAGTCATCTGCATCAATGACGGATCCAGGGACGACACCCTCGACCGGCTGCTGGACCTGCAAAAGGGCGAGTCGCGCCTCAGAGTCATCGATCTGTCGCGCAATTTCGGCAAGGAGAAGGCATTGTCGGCCGGGCTGTTCCACAGCCGGGGCCAAGCGGTGGTGCCCATGGATGCCGACCTGCAGCATCCGCCCGAGGCCATCGCCCACATGCTGGCCAAGTGGCGGGACGGCTACGAGGTGGTGTTCGCCCGGCGCGACGCCCGCACCGGCCAGGGCCTGTCGGAAAAGATCTTCGCCAAGGGCTTCTACTGGGTGTTCGACCACCTGTCCGACGTCCGCCTGCCACGCGAGGTGGGCGACTTCCGCCTGATGGACCGCAAGGTGGTCGATACCATCAACCAGATGCCCGAGCGCTCGCGCTTCATGAAGGGCATCTTCGCCTGGGTGGGCTATCGCCAAGCGGAGATCATCTATCACCAGGGCGAACGGGCGGCGGGAACCACCAAGTTCAATTCGCTGAAGCTGCTGGGCTTCGCCTTCGACGGCCTGACCTCGTTCTCCAACTTCCCGCTGCGCGTCTGGGGCTGGGTGGGGGCCATGGTCTCGTCCCTGGCCTTCCTCTACATCGTCTTCCGCCTGATCCGCACCATGATCTGGGGCATCGACGTGCCGGGCTATGAATCCACCCTGATGTCGGTGCTGTTCCTGGGCGGCATCCAGCTGCTGACCCTGGGCATCATCGGCGACTATCTCGGCCGGGTGTTCGACGAGGTCAAGGGTCGCCCGCTGTTCATCGTCCGCCAGCTTTACGAGCCGGCGGGCAAGGACGACGGTACTACCAGTCCCTGA
- a CDS encoding dihydrofolate reductase family protein gives MAAGFRAYIAASLDGYIADSDGSIAWLKPFDAIDYGFDEFMEHIGTVVMGRTTYEHLHAMGHWPHGDKRCIVVTSRSMETAPDNVEPWLGDLAQLVAELKASPDGDIWVAGGAKALRAFLDLGAIGHFDLFIMPVLLGKGRPLFLPSDRGDRMTLLGAKTYINGVVRLSYVVG, from the coding sequence ATGGCCGCCGGCTTCCGCGCCTATATCGCCGCCAGCCTGGACGGCTACATCGCCGATTCGGACGGGTCCATCGCCTGGCTGAAGCCGTTCGACGCCATCGATTACGGCTTCGACGAGTTCATGGAACACATCGGCACGGTGGTGATGGGCCGCACCACCTACGAGCACCTGCACGCCATGGGGCACTGGCCCCACGGCGACAAGCGCTGCATCGTGGTGACCTCGCGCTCCATGGAGACCGCCCCCGATAATGTGGAGCCCTGGCTGGGCGATCTCGCCCAACTGGTCGCCGAGTTGAAGGCCTCGCCGGACGGCGACATCTGGGTGGCGGGCGGCGCCAAGGCCCTGCGCGCCTTTCTCGACCTGGGCGCCATCGGTCATTTCGACCTGTTCATCATGCCGGTGCTGCTGGGCAAGGGCCGCCCGCTGTTCCTGCCCAGCGACCGCGGCGACCGTATGACCCTGCTGGGGGCCAAGACCTATATCAACGGCGTGGTGCGGCTCAGCTACGTGGTTGGGTGA